A window from uncultured Anaeromusa sp. encodes these proteins:
- a CDS encoding LysR family transcriptional regulator, with protein sequence MNPLDILHLTYFVEVARQESFTKASETLFVSQSSISKLIKNLESELGLPLFDRTPRGVCLTEGGVRLFEKAKVILDTFHGIHDDLSVFTSTPRGRLRIGIPPLVQTLDNLPRIVAEFKMLHPLIQLSLIEVGSRMVERKIDNGELDVGIVVLPTKAEAELELVSFLQEPLQLIVHKEHPLAQRPAADISGLREESFVLYRDDFALRDHIMDTCRTHGFTPKIVCETAQWDFMVDIVASKLGIAFLPRSVCLKIHNDNIQILPLISEIKPWHLAFAWKNTNLHQATRAWLEYAFQIFGIQHQVFNLAEHHDNS encoded by the coding sequence GTGAACCCATTGGACATTTTGCATTTGACCTATTTTGTAGAAGTGGCGCGACAAGAAAGCTTTACCAAAGCTTCAGAAACCCTCTTCGTTTCCCAGTCCAGTATCAGCAAGCTCATTAAAAACCTGGAAAGCGAATTGGGCCTGCCTCTGTTCGACCGCACGCCGCGCGGCGTCTGTTTGACAGAAGGCGGCGTCCGCCTCTTTGAAAAGGCCAAAGTCATTTTGGATACGTTTCACGGCATCCATGACGACCTGTCCGTCTTTACCAGCACGCCGCGGGGCCGTTTGCGCATCGGCATTCCGCCGCTGGTACAAACACTGGACAACCTGCCCCGCATTGTCGCGGAATTTAAAATGCTGCACCCGCTAATTCAGCTAAGCCTGATCGAAGTCGGCTCCCGCATGGTGGAGCGTAAGATTGATAACGGCGAATTGGACGTAGGCATCGTCGTTCTGCCGACCAAGGCGGAAGCGGAACTGGAGCTAGTCTCCTTTTTGCAAGAACCGCTGCAGCTTATCGTGCACAAAGAGCATCCCTTAGCCCAACGGCCAGCCGCCGACATTAGCGGCCTGCGCGAAGAATCTTTCGTTCTTTATCGGGATGACTTCGCTTTGCGCGATCACATCATGGATACCTGCCGCACTCACGGCTTTACGCCCAAAATCGTCTGCGAAACCGCCCAGTGGGACTTCATGGTCGATATCGTCGCTTCCAAACTAGGAATTGCCTTTTTGCCGCGCAGCGTTTGCCTAAAAATCCATAACGACAACATTCAAATACTGCCCTTGATCAGTGAAATCAAGCCCTGGCACTTGGCTTTCGCCTGGAAAAACACCAACTTGCATCAGGCTACACGGGCCTGGCTTGAATATGCTTTTCAAATTTTCGGCATCCAGCACCAGGTTTTCAATCTGGCGGAACATCATGATAATTCATAA
- a CDS encoding thiamine pyrophosphate-dependent enzyme, producing the protein MERVFGRPQGLTELPFHYCPGCTHGIIHRLIGEVLEELDIVGDTIGVAPVGCAGFSLDFFSCDFVGAAHGRAQAVATGIKRSKPEQMVFTYQGDGDIAAIGTSHAIHVAARGEKITSIMVNNAVFGMTGGQMAPTTLDGQITTTSPKGRDASVVGEPIDLPKVMAALSGAAYVAAVSVDSPQNIRKAKEAIRRAFKVQQAGLGFAFVSILSTCPTNWGLSPKDSLEWLRQNMLPVYEMGELKMAKGVAEL; encoded by the coding sequence ATGGAGAGAGTATTTGGCAGACCCCAGGGCTTGACGGAGCTGCCCTTTCATTATTGCCCCGGCTGTACGCACGGCATTATTCATCGTCTCATTGGCGAAGTGCTGGAGGAACTGGATATTGTCGGCGATACCATTGGCGTCGCGCCAGTGGGTTGTGCGGGCTTTTCCCTGGACTTTTTCAGCTGCGATTTCGTTGGCGCCGCGCATGGGCGGGCGCAGGCGGTGGCTACCGGGATCAAGCGTTCCAAGCCGGAGCAGATGGTCTTTACGTACCAAGGGGACGGGGATATTGCGGCTATTGGTACGAGTCACGCCATTCATGTCGCGGCGCGGGGAGAAAAGATCACCTCGATTATGGTGAACAATGCCGTTTTTGGTATGACCGGCGGCCAGATGGCGCCGACAACATTAGATGGGCAAATTACGACTACGAGTCCCAAGGGGCGGGATGCGTCCGTTGTGGGCGAGCCGATCGATCTGCCGAAAGTAATGGCGGCCCTTTCGGGCGCTGCCTATGTAGCAGCGGTGTCAGTGGACTCGCCGCAAAATATTCGTAAAGCGAAAGAGGCGATTCGTCGGGCTTTCAAGGTGCAGCAGGCTGGTCTGGGATTCGCGTTTGTCAGCATTCTGTCTACTTGTCCGACCAACTGGGGCTTGTCGCCTAAAGACAGTCTCGAGTGGCTGCGGCAGAACATGTTGCCAGTGTATGAAATGGGCGAGCTGAAAATGGCCAAGGGGGTAGCGGAATTATGA
- a CDS encoding P-II family nitrogen regulator, with protein sequence MDAITKVEIITRPHKLDELKEALNAIGVTGMTVSQVFGYGSTKGHTEVYRGHEYAINLLPKIKVETVVCEVPVERVVETAKRVLRTGEIGDGKIFIHPLVNAVRIRTGEEGPDAIKEPTRS encoded by the coding sequence ATGGATGCCATTACCAAAGTAGAAATCATTACCCGCCCTCATAAGCTGGATGAATTAAAAGAAGCTCTTAACGCCATCGGCGTTACCGGCATGACCGTCAGCCAAGTTTTCGGCTATGGCTCCACCAAAGGCCATACCGAAGTATACCGCGGCCATGAGTACGCCATTAATTTGCTGCCTAAAATCAAAGTGGAAACCGTCGTTTGCGAAGTCCCTGTCGAACGCGTAGTCGAAACCGCGAAGCGCGTCCTCCGCACCGGCGAAATTGGCGACGGCAAAATTTTCATTCACCCCTTAGTCAACGCAGTCCGCATCCGCACGGGCGAAGAAGGACCGGACGCCATCAAAGAACCTACGCGTTCTTGA
- a CDS encoding DEAD/DEAH box helicase, whose amino-acid sequence MSKSFEELGVQPVLVKALAAQQLQIPTQIQEEMIPRVLAGENVAARSATGTGKTLAYLLPLLQRIDPGKKEIQAVILAPTYELAMQIYRVLGALAKEAALDVTAASLIGGAALTRQIDALKKKPQIVVGSAGRVLELLRKRKLSLTSVRTLVLDEVDRLLDEQNSPTVELVIKEVPAQRQLLMVSATLPARAQKVIERLEKTVNLIEAAAEVKLPEQLVHCYVKVEHREKLDELRKVLHALDVKRALLFVEQQGRLEMVLEKLQHHGVKVAGLRKDAGKQERKEALEAISKGKISLLVATDLAARGLDIPGVTHVINLDFPDEPQTYLHRAGRTGRAGQEGMVISLVTPGEVTRLERCRRSLQADMQEYFLNKGRFLKRQARKQEPVKRSKPVKPVKPVKK is encoded by the coding sequence GTGCAGCCAGTTTTGGTCAAGGCGTTAGCCGCGCAGCAGCTGCAGATTCCGACGCAGATACAAGAAGAGATGATCCCCCGGGTGTTGGCGGGAGAAAATGTGGCGGCGCGTTCCGCTACAGGAACAGGGAAAACCCTGGCGTATTTGCTGCCTCTTTTGCAGCGTATTGATCCAGGAAAAAAGGAGATTCAGGCGGTGATTTTGGCGCCAACTTACGAGCTGGCTATGCAAATTTACCGTGTACTGGGCGCATTGGCGAAGGAAGCGGCTTTGGATGTGACGGCGGCCTCTCTAATTGGTGGCGCGGCGTTGACACGGCAGATTGACGCGCTCAAGAAAAAACCGCAAATTGTGGTTGGCTCGGCGGGGCGCGTGCTTGAACTGCTGCGTAAACGCAAGCTGTCTTTGACAAGCGTGCGTACGCTTGTGCTTGATGAAGTCGATCGACTGTTGGATGAACAAAATTCGCCGACCGTGGAACTTGTGATCAAAGAGGTTCCGGCGCAGAGGCAATTGCTGATGGTGTCGGCTACGCTGCCGGCGCGGGCGCAAAAAGTGATTGAACGCTTGGAAAAGACGGTCAATTTGATTGAAGCGGCGGCGGAAGTGAAGCTGCCGGAGCAGTTGGTTCATTGCTATGTGAAAGTGGAGCATCGGGAAAAATTGGACGAACTGCGCAAGGTGTTGCATGCGCTGGACGTCAAGCGGGCGCTGCTTTTTGTGGAGCAGCAGGGCCGGTTGGAAATGGTGCTGGAGAAACTGCAGCATCACGGCGTAAAGGTGGCGGGTCTTCGTAAGGATGCAGGCAAGCAGGAGCGTAAGGAAGCCTTAGAGGCAATCAGTAAGGGAAAGATATCCTTGTTGGTAGCGACGGACTTAGCAGCTAGAGGCCTGGATATTCCGGGGGTTACCCATGTGATTAATTTGGATTTTCCCGACGAGCCGCAGACGTATCTGCACCGAGCCGGGCGTACTGGCAGGGCCGGACAGGAGGGCATGGTAATTTCCTTAGTGACGCCCGGGGAAGTGACCAGGCTGGAACGGTGCCGACGCAGCTTGCAAGCGGATATGCAAGAGTACTTTCTTAATAAGGGGCGCTTTTTGAAACGACAGGCGCGGAAGCAAGAGCCTGTGAAGCGGAGCAAGCCAGTGAAGCCAGTGAAGCCGGTGAAGAAATAA
- the vorB gene encoding 3-methyl-2-oxobutanoate dehydrogenase subunit VorB, protein MEKRLIKGNEAIAEAAIRSGCKLFFGYPITPSTEIVEYLSKHLPEAGGLVLQGEDEVASINMCYGAAATGTRVMTASSSPGFSLKQEGLSYLAATELPVVVVNINRAGPGLGGLGPSQADYFQCTKGGGHGDYRLIVLAPSKGQEMYDLTMEAFDLADTYRTPVLVMGDGFLGQMMEPVACHPYQPKELPPKDWAVGGCRGREKRKLVSYSLTNEAGEANCLRWQEKFAAIAAKEQRWEAFCTEDAEYLLVGYGTCGRIAKSVVLAARQQGVKLGLIRPITLWPFPQQAFDGLAGKIKGIMTLELNAGQMIEDVKLAVSCAMPVELYNRQGGMLPSENEVLQHFMRTFAPECRKEA, encoded by the coding sequence ATGGAGAAAAGACTCATCAAAGGCAATGAAGCCATAGCAGAAGCAGCCATTCGTTCGGGTTGCAAGCTGTTTTTTGGCTACCCTATTACGCCTTCCACGGAAATTGTGGAATATTTGTCGAAGCATCTGCCGGAAGCGGGCGGCCTGGTGCTGCAGGGCGAAGACGAGGTAGCGTCTATCAATATGTGTTATGGCGCTGCTGCTACAGGAACGCGGGTTATGACTGCATCCTCCAGTCCTGGTTTTAGCTTGAAGCAAGAAGGGCTTTCCTATCTGGCGGCGACGGAGCTGCCGGTGGTTGTGGTTAATATTAACCGCGCCGGGCCTGGTCTGGGCGGCTTAGGGCCTTCCCAAGCCGACTATTTTCAGTGCACTAAAGGAGGCGGCCATGGCGACTATCGCTTGATTGTGCTGGCGCCGTCCAAAGGGCAGGAAATGTATGATTTGACGATGGAGGCCTTCGATTTGGCTGATACGTACCGCACGCCGGTTTTGGTCATGGGAGACGGTTTCTTAGGGCAGATGATGGAGCCTGTGGCTTGCCATCCGTATCAGCCCAAAGAGCTGCCTCCTAAGGATTGGGCGGTTGGCGGCTGCCGGGGCCGGGAAAAACGCAAGCTTGTTAGCTACAGCTTGACGAACGAAGCGGGAGAGGCGAACTGCTTGCGCTGGCAGGAAAAGTTTGCCGCTATTGCCGCAAAAGAGCAACGCTGGGAAGCCTTTTGCACGGAAGATGCGGAGTATCTGCTTGTGGGGTACGGCACTTGCGGACGTATTGCCAAAAGCGTCGTGTTGGCGGCGCGTCAGCAGGGCGTGAAGTTGGGCCTTATTCGGCCGATTACGCTTTGGCCGTTTCCGCAGCAAGCCTTTGACGGCTTGGCTGGTAAGATTAAAGGAATTATGACGCTGGAACTCAATGCCGGACAAATGATCGAAGATGTGAAGCTGGCGGTTTCCTGCGCTATGCCTGTAGAGTTGTACAACCGCCAAGGCGGCATGCTGCCTTCGGAAAACGAAGTGCTGCAGCATTTTATGCGCACCTTTGCACCGGAATGTCGGAAGGAGGCCTAA
- a CDS encoding phosphate acyltransferase, whose product MLENFAHALAEAKKSGAQTIAVAVAQDKDVLLALKLAQDAGIAEAVLVGDAAEIKPMLQEVGLAADTRIVDEKDPAQAALKAVSLVRQGQAQVVMKGMLNTSDFLKAVLHPEQGLRSGSLLSHLAVFEVPGEKRLLYHTDGGMNIAPDLATKKGILKNALAALRALGLAEPKVAVLTANEQVHPKMQATVDAQALVAAAAAGEFSPCVIEGPIALDVALNPEAARHKGIASRISGQVDLFLMPNIETGNVLGKSLLYYAGAHMAGLVLGATHPIVLTSRAETPEGKLHSICLACLAARKGN is encoded by the coding sequence ATGCTTGAAAACTTTGCTCATGCCTTAGCGGAAGCTAAAAAATCAGGGGCGCAGACGATAGCTGTGGCGGTGGCGCAGGATAAAGACGTGCTGTTGGCGTTGAAGCTGGCTCAGGATGCAGGCATTGCTGAGGCTGTCTTAGTAGGAGATGCTGCGGAAATTAAGCCTATGTTGCAGGAAGTGGGCTTGGCTGCGGATACAAGGATTGTCGACGAGAAGGACCCGGCGCAGGCGGCGTTAAAAGCGGTGTCCTTGGTACGGCAAGGTCAGGCGCAGGTTGTGATGAAGGGCATGCTCAACACTAGTGATTTTCTCAAAGCGGTGCTGCATCCGGAGCAGGGGCTGCGCAGCGGCAGCTTGCTCAGTCACTTAGCGGTTTTTGAGGTGCCTGGAGAAAAACGTCTTTTGTACCATACCGATGGCGGCATGAACATCGCGCCGGATTTGGCGACGAAAAAAGGGATTTTGAAAAACGCCTTGGCGGCGCTGCGCGCGCTGGGCTTAGCGGAACCCAAGGTAGCGGTTCTGACTGCTAATGAGCAGGTGCATCCGAAGATGCAGGCTACTGTAGATGCGCAAGCCTTGGTGGCAGCGGCTGCGGCGGGAGAATTTTCGCCGTGCGTCATCGAAGGTCCCATCGCCCTGGATGTGGCGCTCAATCCGGAGGCGGCTCGGCATAAGGGCATTGCCAGCCGTATTTCCGGTCAAGTGGATTTGTTCTTGATGCCTAATATTGAAACCGGCAATGTGCTGGGAAAATCGCTTTTGTATTATGCAGGCGCGCATATGGCGGGCTTGGTGCTGGGCGCCACCCATCCTATTGTGCTGACGTCCCGGGCGGAGACGCCGGAAGGCAAGCTGCATTCCATTTGTTTGGCCTGTTTGGCTGCGAGAAAGGGGAATTGA
- a CDS encoding amino acid ABC transporter permease: MEYILNIVGPMLEGTVVTLKMFFVTIVLSLPLGLGLALGRISRYGWLQRFIGMYIWLFRGTPLMLQLLFVYFALPLIPYVGVKLSDFSAAMLAFVLNYAAYFAEIFRAGIQSIEKGQYEGAKVLGMNYVQTMRRIVLPQVIRRVLPPISNETITLVKDTSLIYVLAMDDLLRTARALVQRDFSTTPFLVAAVFYLVMTLVLTWGFQWLEKRYNTYEE; encoded by the coding sequence ATGGAATATATTTTGAATATCGTTGGACCGATGCTGGAAGGCACGGTTGTTACGCTGAAAATGTTTTTTGTCACGATTGTGCTTTCGCTGCCCTTAGGATTGGGGCTGGCTTTGGGACGCATTTCCCGCTATGGCTGGCTGCAACGCTTTATCGGCATGTATATCTGGCTTTTTCGCGGCACGCCCTTGATGCTGCAGCTCTTGTTTGTCTATTTTGCATTGCCGCTGATACCCTATGTGGGCGTGAAGCTGTCTGATTTTTCGGCTGCCATGTTGGCTTTTGTGCTGAATTACGCAGCATACTTTGCGGAAATATTCCGGGCGGGCATTCAGTCCATTGAAAAGGGTCAATACGAAGGCGCCAAGGTGCTGGGCATGAACTATGTGCAGACCATGCGCCGTATTGTTTTGCCGCAGGTTATACGCCGCGTGCTGCCGCCGATTAGTAATGAGACCATCACGTTGGTTAAGGATACTTCTTTGATTTACGTATTGGCTATGGATGATTTGCTGCGTACGGCGCGGGCCTTGGTGCAGCGAGATTTCAGCACGACGCCGTTTTTGGTGGCGGCTGTGTTTTATCTGGTCATGACCTTGGTGCTCACTTGGGGCTTCCAATGGCTGGAAAAACGCTATAATACCTACGAAGAATAG
- a CDS encoding amino acid ABC transporter ATP-binding protein: MKMIRAIDIHKQFSGVEVLKGISLEVEKGEVVAIIGPSGSGKSTFLRCLNRLEQIDSGLLEIEGEQLAGPGPGGACQYADEGRARQICSKMGMVFQHFNLFPHLTVLQNLLEAPMTVKSMKKDEILPLAEELLNKVGLLVKKDSYPSSLSGGQKQRVAIARALAMQPDIMLFDEPTSALDPELTGEVLKAMRQLAEERMTMVVVTHEMGFAREVANRVIFMDQGEIVEEGLPEQIFRAPQQQRTREFLDKIL, translated from the coding sequence ATGAAGATGATTCGAGCCATTGATATACATAAGCAGTTTTCCGGCGTAGAAGTGCTCAAGGGCATTTCGCTGGAGGTAGAAAAAGGCGAGGTTGTCGCCATCATCGGACCGTCCGGTTCGGGGAAAAGTACGTTTTTGCGTTGCTTGAACCGCTTGGAGCAGATCGACAGCGGTTTGCTTGAAATTGAAGGAGAGCAGTTGGCCGGTCCGGGACCTGGCGGCGCTTGCCAATACGCGGATGAAGGCCGGGCCAGACAGATATGCAGTAAAATGGGCATGGTGTTCCAGCACTTTAATTTATTTCCTCATTTGACGGTGCTGCAGAACCTGCTCGAAGCGCCGATGACGGTAAAGAGCATGAAGAAAGACGAGATTTTGCCGTTGGCGGAAGAGCTCTTGAATAAAGTAGGCTTACTGGTGAAAAAAGACAGCTATCCTTCCAGTTTGTCCGGCGGGCAAAAGCAGCGTGTAGCCATTGCCCGGGCCTTGGCGATGCAGCCGGATATTATGCTTTTTGACGAGCCGACTTCGGCGCTCGATCCGGAACTGACCGGAGAAGTGCTGAAAGCCATGCGGCAGCTGGCGGAAGAACGTATGACCATGGTGGTGGTTACTCACGAAATGGGTTTTGCGCGAGAAGTAGCCAATCGGGTTATTTTTATGGATCAAGGGGAAATCGTGGAAGAAGGCTTGCCGGAGCAGATTTTTCGCGCGCCCCAGCAGCAGCGGACGCGGGAGTTTTTGGACAAGATCCTGTAG
- the buk gene encoding butyrate kinase, which yields MEHILAINPGATSTKIALFQGETLCFKETVEHKEEDLAHFATVFSQHGYRLKLIVDMLEQNGFSLEQLQAVVARGGLLKPLLGGTYAVNEAMLADLQQAQRGEHASNLGAAMAQDLAEKLGIPAYIVDPVSVDELEPVARISGLAELPRVSLSHTLNSKAVGRKVASLLGKEYGEVRLIVAHLGTGVSVSAQRYGRTVDVNNAMDEGPFSPDRCGTLPGNQLVRLCYSGLYSEAEMRAKVTSQGGMYSYLGTKDVREAQKMAEAGDAQAKLVLEAMPYQVAKDIGAMAAVLEGQVDAIALTGGIAYAEAIVADIRRRVEFIAPVYVVPGEEELESLALGALRVLRGKEEARRYE from the coding sequence ATGGAGCATATTTTAGCAATCAATCCAGGAGCGACATCTACTAAAATTGCCTTGTTTCAAGGCGAGACGCTTTGCTTCAAAGAGACCGTAGAGCACAAGGAGGAAGATCTGGCGCATTTTGCGACGGTGTTTTCTCAGCATGGGTATAGGTTGAAGCTGATCGTCGACATGTTAGAACAAAACGGCTTTTCTTTAGAGCAGCTGCAGGCGGTGGTGGCTCGCGGCGGGCTGCTTAAGCCTCTTTTGGGCGGAACCTATGCCGTCAACGAAGCGATGCTTGCTGATTTGCAGCAGGCGCAGCGAGGCGAGCACGCTTCCAATCTTGGGGCGGCTATGGCGCAGGATTTAGCGGAGAAACTAGGCATACCGGCGTATATTGTTGATCCTGTATCTGTGGACGAGCTGGAGCCAGTGGCGCGTATTTCCGGGTTGGCGGAGCTGCCGCGGGTGAGCCTGTCTCATACTTTGAACAGCAAGGCTGTAGGGAGAAAAGTGGCTTCTCTTTTAGGGAAGGAATATGGGGAAGTTCGGTTAATTGTGGCGCACTTGGGTACGGGGGTTTCCGTATCAGCCCAGCGCTATGGACGGACTGTTGATGTGAACAATGCAATGGATGAAGGTCCTTTTTCACCGGATCGCTGCGGTACGCTGCCGGGCAATCAATTGGTGCGTCTATGCTATAGCGGGCTCTATAGCGAGGCGGAAATGCGGGCCAAGGTGACCAGCCAAGGCGGCATGTATTCTTATCTGGGGACCAAGGATGTGCGAGAGGCGCAGAAGATGGCGGAGGCCGGCGATGCGCAAGCCAAGTTGGTTCTAGAAGCGATGCCCTATCAGGTAGCGAAGGATATTGGCGCTATGGCTGCCGTGCTGGAGGGACAGGTGGACGCTATTGCCCTTACCGGCGGTATTGCTTATGCGGAAGCGATTGTGGCGGACATCCGCCGGCGGGTGGAATTTATTGCACCGGTGTATGTAGTTCCTGGCGAGGAAGAACTGGAGTCGCTGGCGTTGGGAGCTTTGCGGGTACTGCGCGGGAAGGAAGAGGCGCGGCGTTACGAATAA
- a CDS encoding IclR family transcriptional regulator, with protein sequence MAGEKEGISSVDRALEVLLVLQNYGQEMGVTQIAAAMGLHKSTVHRTLATLEQKGFVQQNMQTGRYWLGLKLYSIAMTMREKLPINRIARPYAQELADSFSEGVHLAVLDRSSEEYPRQIVIDKIESQKILSLTPPVGSTTPAHCSALGKCLLAYAGEAFLNRFLEHPLPAFTEKTITSWDVLQQELAEIRRDGYGTDKDELEWGLTCIAAPILGASGEIVAAISLSGPSSRIQGEQKAQIIAGVRRAAAAISQAMR encoded by the coding sequence ATGGCTGGTGAAAAAGAGGGGATTTCCTCAGTGGATCGGGCGCTGGAAGTGCTGCTTGTACTGCAAAATTACGGCCAAGAGATGGGCGTAACGCAAATCGCCGCAGCGATGGGTCTGCATAAAAGCACCGTGCACCGCACGTTGGCGACGCTGGAGCAAAAAGGCTTTGTGCAGCAGAATATGCAAACCGGACGGTATTGGCTGGGGTTGAAGCTGTATTCCATTGCCATGACCATGCGAGAAAAGCTGCCTATCAACCGTATTGCCAGACCTTATGCGCAAGAACTTGCAGACTCCTTTAGCGAAGGGGTGCATTTAGCGGTGCTGGATCGCAGCAGCGAAGAGTATCCTCGGCAGATTGTTATTGATAAAATTGAAAGCCAAAAAATTCTCAGCTTGACGCCGCCTGTTGGCTCAACAACGCCAGCGCATTGCTCGGCTTTAGGGAAATGCCTCTTGGCCTATGCTGGGGAAGCGTTTTTGAATCGTTTTTTAGAGCATCCTTTACCGGCTTTTACCGAAAAGACCATTACGTCTTGGGATGTGCTGCAGCAAGAATTGGCGGAGATACGCCGCGACGGTTATGGTACCGATAAGGACGAGCTGGAATGGGGACTTACTTGTATTGCCGCTCCTATCTTGGGTGCTTCCGGTGAAATTGTTGCGGCCATTAGCCTTTCAGGACCGTCGTCGCGCATTCAGGGCGAGCAGAAAGCGCAGATTATCGCCGGCGTCCGCCGGGCTGCCGCCGCCATCTCTCAAGCCATGCGATAA
- a CDS encoding ferredoxin family protein, translating into MTKIVVLPEYCKSCGLCIEACPKQVLAQGEKTNAKGYFPVTPVKPEACVGCGLCATMCPDIAIEIYR; encoded by the coding sequence ATGACGAAAATTGTGGTACTGCCGGAATACTGTAAAAGCTGCGGTTTGTGTATTGAAGCCTGTCCCAAACAGGTTTTGGCTCAGGGGGAAAAAACCAACGCTAAAGGGTATTTTCCTGTGACGCCAGTAAAGCCGGAAGCCTGTGTCGGCTGCGGCTTATGTGCTACGATGTGTCCGGATATTGCAATTGAGATTTATCGTTAG
- a CDS encoding ammonium transporter codes for MEISVHSLAVGLDTVWVLLCAALVFLMEAGFAMLEAGFIQSRNSLNIIMKVLVDCAAGMLGYFAAGFALMYGADAAGLIGTNGFWVSGDLSHLNLKIPIYAFWLFQAAFAIAMATIVSGAVAERMKFAPYIIFSFVATVVIYPLAGHWVWSSEGWLNQLGMLDFAGSAAIHALGGWSALAAVWVLGPRTGRFNKDGSANVMPGHNLPLAALGAFILWFGWFGFNPGSTLSGLDTNIARIAVNTNLAAAAGGMAATLLTLFRYGKADPSMAINGALGGLVAITAGCAYVEPISSIVIGAIAGVLIIAAVPFFDSLRADDPVGAIAVHGVCGTFGTVAVGVFAEKGGLLYGGGTDLLFIQLLGVLAVSLWGFGATYAAFSALKAICGIRVSVEDEHEGLDLSEHGITAYSELEYGALKPLHHPILRTTPRAAKEEEIRSV; via the coding sequence ATGGAAATCTCAGTACATTCTCTGGCAGTAGGTTTAGACACTGTATGGGTGCTTCTTTGCGCCGCCCTTGTTTTCTTAATGGAAGCAGGCTTCGCCATGCTGGAAGCCGGTTTTATTCAAAGCCGCAATTCCCTTAATATTATTATGAAGGTGCTTGTAGACTGCGCTGCCGGCATGCTTGGATATTTTGCCGCCGGTTTCGCCCTCATGTACGGCGCCGATGCCGCCGGCCTCATTGGCACGAATGGCTTCTGGGTCAGCGGTGACCTCTCCCATTTGAATCTGAAGATTCCCATCTACGCTTTCTGGCTCTTTCAGGCTGCTTTCGCCATCGCCATGGCTACCATTGTTTCCGGCGCCGTGGCGGAACGCATGAAATTCGCCCCATATATTATCTTTTCCTTTGTAGCTACTGTTGTCATCTACCCCCTGGCTGGCCACTGGGTCTGGAGCAGCGAAGGCTGGCTGAACCAGCTGGGCATGCTGGATTTTGCCGGTTCCGCCGCCATTCACGCCTTGGGCGGCTGGTCCGCTCTGGCTGCCGTTTGGGTACTTGGCCCCCGTACTGGTCGTTTCAACAAAGACGGCAGCGCCAACGTCATGCCCGGTCACAACCTGCCGTTGGCAGCCCTGGGCGCCTTCATCCTCTGGTTTGGCTGGTTCGGCTTCAACCCCGGCAGCACCCTGTCTGGTCTTGATACCAACATTGCCCGCATCGCCGTCAACACCAACTTAGCAGCCGCAGCCGGCGGCATGGCCGCTACGCTTTTAACACTTTTCCGTTACGGCAAAGCCGACCCCAGTATGGCTATCAACGGCGCACTGGGCGGTCTTGTCGCCATCACCGCCGGTTGCGCGTACGTAGAGCCCATCAGTTCCATCGTGATTGGCGCCATTGCCGGCGTGCTCATCATTGCCGCCGTTCCCTTCTTTGACTCCTTGCGGGCGGACGACCCGGTCGGCGCCATCGCCGTACACGGCGTCTGCGGCACCTTCGGCACCGTTGCTGTCGGCGTTTTTGCCGAAAAGGGCGGCCTCCTTTATGGCGGCGGCACAGATCTGCTTTTCATCCAGCTTCTAGGCGTATTGGCCGTTTCCCTCTGGGGCTTCGGCGCCACCTATGCTGCTTTCAGCGCCCTCAAAGCCATCTGCGGCATCCGCGTTTCCGTCGAGGATGAACACGAAGGCCTGGATCTCAGCGAGCATGGCATCACCGCCTACAGCGAACTGGAATATGGCGCCTTAAAGCCTTTGCACCACCCCATCCTGCGCACGACTCCTCGCGCCGCCAAAGAAGAAGAAATCCGTTCGGTCTAG